The following is a genomic window from Antechinus flavipes isolate AdamAnt ecotype Samford, QLD, Australia chromosome 3, AdamAnt_v2, whole genome shotgun sequence.
GTCCCGGGACCTACCTTTCCCTCTATCCGTTATGCATGTGAAACTGTCAGTCTCCTATTACATTCACACCTTCAATAGGATGCTAATCTATTGTTCCCCACCCCGTGTACACACTCCAGCCTGTCCTCTACCTTCAGCCCCACCCAATCACCTGCTGTGTTTGATCAACCAGTTTCCATTTAGACCCCACTTTCTTCATTCAGCCTCACTTGATACAAGTCTTATTGTGCTTCTCATAATTCTACATATAATAGCTGTACCCAgacttaaatattaaaatgtgaaaatactagtTGAAGCTAATCCTTGCTATTAGAttccaaatgaaaaattttaaacatactCATGGCAAATCAAACCCATCAGGAACAGGAAAACCTTGTTGAAACAAAAATGGATAAAGTTGATAGGGAGAATGTGCCAAGGGTAATACCTTTTGACTCTTCACAGTtaggaatgtttttttttgttgttgttttttgttttttgtttttgtgactcAAGATGCATTTTCGTAGTTTTTCATTGTATTTGAAACTACTTCCTTAGGTCTAAAATATTTTGCACCAAAAATGTCACATTTTCCAGTCCGCAAATATTGCATGCTATTCTGTATATCATATTGCAGGGCAAATTTGTTCCTAATTTTCCTAATCACAGACTAAATTTCAAGAGTAAAAAGACCATAATGAATAACAAGTATTTTCTTGGCCTTCTTAGGACAATAACTAACCACTATCTTACTTATATCCATTTACAAACCAACATGAAAACATAGTTCTTGACTCATTTAATTGCCCATAAGTTTATATACCCACAAAATTGAGATAacagtttttactcttttttcttttaataaaaaagtacattttattaTAGAAAATGTCTGGATGTGTCTTTATGTCctctctttacctatttttcttccCACATGCAGCTTGGTTTTTGGTCTTTCAACTTCCTTACAAAGAACTTTCATAACAAAGTATCAAAGACCTTCTTCCTCAAGTCCACCTAAAAGAATAATAATCTCAGCATTGGAAAGAGATTTCAGTATCTTGAAGGTCTTGTATTTGATATCCTATTTAATTTCCATACTCCATCCAATTTAGTCCTTAACAAATATAAGTTTCTATAGCATGTCTTTAGAGATAGCTTTGCTTTTAGACTTTTGAGATATgggctcttttaaaaatatgcttgttGAATAAGCATCTTCATTCTAGCATTCTTAAGTCACTGTCAACATGTCAACATCAGCAACATTAAAATAATCAAACTGAaataggaaacaagaaaaaacaagaagcCCTAAAAAAGACTCCAAAAGCAAGGGGCAAGAtgtggaaagaaacagaaagaaacaccTGGAGAAAATTCaaactgtacatgtataatcagtcTACCCTGGAGAAATTATCATAGCAGTATCTATCAACAATATTCTAGGGGCACTTTCCCGTGATTTTAAGAAGAAATGAAGACTGACCTATTGGAAAGACAGTGATTTTGCCTTCCTGAGCCAGTCTTCTTCTCCCAGGGATGTCCCTAACACttccttaagaaaagaaaattttaaatctaGAAATCTTACAGATTTCTAGTTTggaaatttggagaaaataaattgtttaGTGGTACTATTCTTCAActaagagtattttttttcagttattttccttATTAGATAAATTAGGCTTGAGATTCCTAagattcccaataagatcatgctacaaaagataaaatagtcaaaTTCTGGGAAACAAACTGTGTGGATCAGTGGTAGCTGCTTAGGACTAGACTTAGCAACCTagcaatttttaatttgttaaaggTTATGTAGACCCATGAGCAATTCATAGCATCTTAAATACCCCAAGAACAGAggatttacttattttttagaTTTGGGGAAATTGTGTGAGGTTGGCtgtacaaataaataataaaaactatcaaATCACTGAATATTAAAAGAtggtataataaataaaaagccagACTAGAAGTCAAAGATCTATGTttaatcctgtctctgatatacTTATTGATCTTTATCTGTGaaacagtggacagagcactggacttgaagtcaggttTAGACCCAGGTGCATATGCTACTTCAAAGAGTAGATGTGAGCAAATGATTTAACTtatctgtgtctcagtttctacatctgttaATAGAGGGAACTGGAAGAGAGGACCTCTAAggtttcctttcagctctaaataagAGATCCTATTCACTGATGACATATTACACAGGTCTGAAcctaaaataaattgaaggaaactGGTGCAGATCAGCAGAACAACAAAGTGCTAAATCTGTCAGGCATGCTGCAAATTAACTGCAAATTGCAGTTAAGCATTACAacttgttttcattatttccatttaagaGTTTGCCctctaaataaaacaaaaacaaaaatgactccTCCTCATTTCCAGACTAATAAAAGCCCACCCATTTTGAAATTATTCTGTAGCTAGTGAccttttaatgaaatataattcaaattacttttttttaatgaagcatgCTTCTATGTCCTATGttctaaaaaatacattttacttgagcactaaagaaatatattaatttcCAGAACCATGACATTTAGTGGAACGGGAGAATGTCCTTGtacttttatattaaaaataatcttgaaatGAGTTATGTTTCATAAAGGTTCTGGTCCTCTTAGTACTTTCAAAATGGATTTTCTGTTCATTGAATTTTAGTTCAAAGTATCTAATATGCTAAGAAGATACTTctattttatatcagttcatcaCACATACTCATTAATATCCATATATACCAGTTTTGCTCATAAGCATATGGTGTGAAAATTAAGAGGctcaaaagaaattttacatACTTTTCTTTACACTAATCTCTCTGCCCTCCCCAGACTTCAAAATAAACAATAAGCAAAAAAGGTAGTATGcataagaaagaacactgagttTGGAACCAGGAGCTGGGTTTTAATCCAGTTCTATTTAACCACCTTTTGGATCTTGGGCCTCCTCATGAGTAGAAAGCAGGGGTTGAACTAATTTTCTTCGAAGCTCTCAAATcctattattttgtaatttatattaAATCCCAAATATATTAAATGTAGAGAGATTTATGGTCTCTTGGCCTAAAGAGATAATTCTTTCaaaagttacaataaaagaccatTTTGTAGTGGGTCTTAAACATTCTAAATTTATCTGCAGagctataatataaaacaatcatttttcaattgttaaTGTAGATTATTTAAACAATATAGGACTTCTGCCCATCACTAGGAAGCAAGTCCCAGAGAGAGAAGACACACCAATGGCAGCAAGAAGTACAAAGGATAAACTACTATGCCTATattcaggaaaatctaagtttaaATGAAACTTCAGTTACTGTGtcattgtgggcaagtcacttaaaaccatCTGCCCCAATTTCTACAACTGTTACATTGATAtcataatagcagctacctcacaagattgttctaaggatcaaatgaaataatatttgtaaagtgcttagcacataataggtacttactaaatgcttattcctcTCCCTCCACCTTCTAACTTCCAATATAGGAGTAAAAGAAAGATCTTGACAAATAGACCAAATGAGTGAATTACAAAGTCAAATATTTGGGCATTATCTGTTTTGCATTATCTTTAccctttatttcccttttcccccctccaaATTTATGTAGGTCATTTAGAATTGGTTATCAtatcacttttttaaattttaaaaattatctaatatGGGAGTAGAAAAAAGATATTGGTGAGTAGAATGTGTTAGTGAAttacaaaatcaaatatttgggaattatCTGCTTTGTATTACCTTTAACTGTTCTTCTTTTTGTTCTCCCCATTAATCTAGGTAATTTACAGTTGGTATTTTTAACATAATAATGTTTATTGTTGTAATAAACAACACATCTTCTTGAAAATAACATGAACTTGAAAACTATCTATCCTTCTTTTCCTGTGAAGTGTATAAAAGTTTACTTATCATACTCCTTCCCTAGTAAGACGTTGAGATATGCAAATATTTTTGGTATTCTTTTGTCTTGTCTTTAAGGTGGACGTGAGGCCTCAGAAAAGTGACCCCTGCCATAGTTTAGGGTTTCAGTTCCAGGAAAACCCCCCTTGCTCATACCCTTGCTTAATCTCACTGTTTTGTAATCTATAGCCCCCGTTCTTATACCCGAGGGTGAAGTGGATTCCCGGGACAGCTGGGCCCAAATTCAACACCTGCTCTGTTGCCTATTGGGTCTCATTCCACTAGACTCTGCTAGTGGAGGTGACGCCTCTTTCCTGCAGGAACAGATAAACTGCTTTCCGCTTTGGCTCTGAGAAATGTctatatgaatcattttgggtTAGTGGTCATTGTCCCACACATCTTCTTAAAGGTTAGGAGAGTTCAAGCCATTTAATATTTAACAGTTTAATTTCTTCACTACCATTGCTCTTGGATTCCTTTTCATCTCAGGATTGCTTTTTGTCTTACATTTCCCAAGAGATCAGTCTTGGTAAAGCAAGTAATATTAGAAATCCTTTCATTTTGGGGCCATACTGTGTAGGACCTTCAATTATGaagaaatgaatattacaatgactGTTGGGTTTTTCTGGAATTGTTCAATCCTGGTTTCTTGATAGTGGTCCATTAAgatgacaacaacaaaatatcttGGTGATAAAGTTGTATATTACTTATGGGTACAAATGTATGGGGGGAGTGGAAGCATAGTTATTAGATGGAGGTCCTATTCCAGGGATTcttttttattagtattattatagaGATTCTCAATCTTCTGTGTGTCATGGTTCCCTCTCTGATTGTCTGGAGAAGCCTACAAATCCCTTCTCTgagtaacatttttaaataattgaaggaaatgataaatctcagaaaaagttaataaaaaataaatatgtaacttTTTCCAAAGTTCACAGATTGCTTCCCTCCAAGATCTGTCCATGGACAGATCCCTGTTCTAATCCACTGACTTCAAGTGAGTAGTTTTATCTCATCAGTAGCCCAAAAGAAGGGTTCAAATTGGTGAAAAATTAGTCCtataggaaagggaaaatttCTGGACTGAGAGAGAGGCAAGCTGAATTGGGATGGTTTATCTTGCTAAAATGACTAAACTAAAATTTACCTAATAAAAAATCTGGCCCTAGGAAATGCATTAAGAAATTACTGACAAGAATAAAGCGAAGTTTCAAAGTCACAACTTTTGCAGTGGGCAAGATCTTCGTATTGATTATACTTATTACATGAAGCAGATAACCTAGCTCTAAgagttcttatttaaaaataatacccaTCCAATGCTCCTATGTTTTGACAgaatacataaaatagaaaatgtttgatttttaatctttgtttagATGTAGAATCTAATTAATTTGTAGGAGTAGGAAGTAGAAAAAGTAtggtaattttatttgtacatattctaataataaattaatgcctttttcaatttttctgaaAACTGACTTTGACCTTCAACGCATtagaaattttcagaagaaataccTTCCTCAACCTCATAAAGCCTTGATAATTCATCTTGTTTATATTTCAGACTATTATagaaagatcatagattttaattcttttcagGACTTTGGAGTTCTCTTGTTCCAAAACCAGGCactcaagtcctctgattccaaagcctTCCTTCTTGTTTTAACAATTCACTCACCACAAAAAtcttcatcatttctatatattttttaccatatttCCTGTTGAAAATACGCCTCACACATAAgcaataaacaattttaaaaagaattaatccTAGACCATTGAGTAAAGCAACTGTATAGGCAATGTACTTAGAAATACTTAGATTTTACATAATAGAAACATTCACAAGGCaggaaaaaattgaggaaaactaATAAGCAAAAAGGACTTTTTATGAGATGTGTGTAATAGTATCCATATATTCCCACTACTAAGGACCACAAAGGATTGTGAACCACAATTTAGCCTATTGATCTATCTTCAAACAGGCCTAAATTTAACCGGATTCTGCAAACTGCCAATCACTCTCCTAAACCAAAAAGAGTAATTATTCaccaaaggatagtttacctctcagattttggagaagaaaggaatctatggccaaagaagaattggagtacattattgaatacaaaatagataattttgattatattaagtttaaaagtttttgtacaaacaaaaccaatgtggattaaaagggaagaataaattggagaaaaaatttccattcaaaggttctgataaaggcctcatttctaaaatatatagagaattgactcaaatttttaagaattcaagccattctccaattgataaatggtcaaaggatatgaatagataattttaagctgaggaaattgaaactatttctagtcatatgaaaaggtgttccaaatcattattgatcagagaaatgcaaattaagacaactctgaggtactgtTTACATACCTCttagactggctaaaatgacaagaaaagattatgacaaatgttggaggggatgtgggaaaacttggacactgatacattgttggtggagttgtgaactgattctggacagcaatatggaactatgcctaaagggccaTCAAACTATGCACACCtttagatccagcagtgtttctactaggcatgtatcccaaagagatcttaaaaaatggaaaggatccacatgtgccaaaatatttgtggcagccctttttgtagtggctagaaactggaaacttgaatgaatgcccatcagttggagaatggctgaattgtggtatgtgaatgttatggaatattattgttctgtaagaaacaattagcaggatgagtttagaggggcctggagagacttacatgaactggtgctaagggaagtaagcagaaccaggaaattattgtacatggcaacaagattatgcgatgatcaattctaatggacattgctctcatcaacaatgatacgattcagaccagttccaatgatcttatgatgaagagaaccatctgcacccagagagactgtggggactgagtgtggctcacaacttaatattttcagggttttttttgttgtttccttgctttttgttttctttctcattttttccccttttgatctgatttttcttgtgcagtatgataattgtggaaatattgtACATGTTTTGCCAAAGTAAACATTGAATTACTTGCCGTctaaggagggaagggagggaaaaaatgtggaacacgaggttttgcaagcatgaatgttgaaattatgtatgcatatattttgaggaaaaaaaagctttaaaattttaaaaagtgtcaattgttttttctaactttttttgtgtcaCAGTCCCATTTCCCTCTTCAGCAATCTGATGAAGCCCATGGACCCCTGTCCAAAATATCTAATTCcatcacttaaattctcaatttcaaataatgaaaattaagatgCACTCAGATTCAGCACCATTCAAAACCACCTGCCCTAAATTGATTCTAGTGTCTTTTTTGGGAAACCACTCAAAAGCTAATCTAATTCGAATTCTAATCTAATTCTAACCCcaaatctttaaaatttcattaccTGTTTCATCATCTTTGCACATTTCTTGTGCAGAAATTTCCTGTCTTGTTTATGAGAAAATGATGATTaagaacaataatgataataacgaTGATGACGATAACATTTTGAGACCATATAAATGACCAGAACTCgatttagcttttcttttcttttttctttctttttaattaataacGTGCTTAGGACtgaggatgaaagaaaaaactcCTGGGGAACCCCAAGAGAATCTCAGGAATGAGTttgggtactttttttttttaaggggatgGGGGTGTTTTGCAAAGTCAGTCCCATACAAATttctagtctttaaaaaaaaaaaaaaaccactaaaaaAAGGGCGGGGTGTAATTCAGCAGAACGTGACGAGACGCAAGGCTCAGCTTCAAAAATAAATCCTCTTTTCTGGGCATCGCACGCCCGCGCAGCCAGTCTACCCGCGACGCCGACCAGGCCTACTTCTGAGGGAGGTCAAGGCAGGTGCACTCGAGGAACGGGACCGCGGCGGGCTTGCCGCGGTGGTAGCGCACGTAGCGCCGCGCCTGCATGCTCTGCGCCAGCACGTTGGTGGAGTGGCACGCCAGCAGCAGCCAGTTCCGAGGCTGCACGCGGTAGGCGAAGCGCATGAAGGCCAGTGAGTAGCAGATGAGTGCGAAGGTCATGCGACCGCTGATGATCTCGGGCGACGCCCTCATGTCTTTCAAGGCGGCCAGCGGCAGGCCCCAATTAGCCGCGGGGCCCCAGAAATGCGTGCTCGTCACGTAATCCTTAAACTCCTTGGTGCGCATGTATGCCTTCACCTTCCCAAGGATCACTCCGACAACTGCTGTCAGCATCTTTTTTGGTCCTTTCCTTCTCCGCCGCCTTCTCCTCCCGCTCAACAGGAGCGCCCCGGGCCAACCGATGTGGCAGGAAGGGAGAGCGAGGGCAAGTGGGCGCAGGCTTCGGTTCGTAAATTCGCAACGGCCCCCCCTTCCCCAAGGATGCTGGTACCGCCTCAGTCACAGGGCCGTTACTAACTGGAACCTTACAACGGCCGGGAGAACCGCTGCCCCTAGGGAAGACGAGGAGCGCGAGCTCCCCCTAGCGGAAGAACCACTGCTCTCAGAGGAGAAAGGGAGCGCTAGCAGCCCCGCGAACCGCTGCCCCTAGGGAAGACGAGGAGCTCGCGCTCCCCCTAGTGGGGGAACTGCTGCCCTCAGAGGAGAAAGGGAGCGCTAGCCGCCTGGCGAATCGCTGGCCCCAGGGAGGAAGGGGAGTGCGAGCGTGAGGCATGCGGCGAGTGCCTCGCAGCTCCCAagctttccctcttccctctttcggCGTCAGAGAAGTGCGTGCGCAGGCTCGAAGGCGCCCGtggtgggtggggggaagggaagaagggtgaGGTTCGCTACACTTGCAAACTTTCGCTGGTGAGCCTGTCTGGGAAACCCCCGCGCCGCTTTCTTAGAGAGGCCCCAAGGAGGGAACTAGCCgatggtggggggagagagagaaggagtaaggcaaagggaggagggaagagttgGAAGGCTTGCTGAACACCCAGACTTAAGTCTAACTTATCTGAAAGGAATGGAGTTACacgatttaaataaaaattaaaatacaaaaatatatgcacataatatgtgcatatatttatttaactatatttatacaagtatatatcatatatttaaataaaagagcCAAGCAGGGTGAGAGAGGAATTTTCAGAACACCTAGACAAAATCTTTCCTTGAAGAAATGAATCTTcataatttaaagttttaaagtttttaaataaatttatattagatctttatatgtaataaatatatatataaatgttttatataaatatcttctaggttttatgtaaatatttctctaatatgtttatttttgtaaatgtatttgtacaaatatatttattttactttacataaatatatttaaataaaagagtAGAGCAGCCTGGGATTAGAAGACTTTCAGAATACCCAAACTGAATCTTCCCTTGAAGGGATGGATCCTcacaatttaaattaaaaataaactttaaaaatatatcatttaaatgtattttattcacttaaataggatttatataaatattttgcttacatattattttaattaaatataaaccATTTTAGCCAATGGGATattttaatttaagtttcattttaaattttaaatttaagttttaaaaataaatgagaggcagttaggtggtgaaatggatagagcaagagccctgaagtcaggaggaaatgaattcaaatgtgatctcagacacttcaacacttcctagctgtgtgactctgggcaagtcacttaaccccaattgcttcagaaaaaaattaagtgagcaatttaatttatgaaattaaatttttaattaaattatcttcatttttaaaataactataactttttattgacagaacctttgccagaataattttttacaacattatcccttatactcacttctgttccgatttttcccctccttcccttcacccctcttccccagatggcaagcagtccttttcatgtt
Proteins encoded in this region:
- the MPC1L gene encoding mitochondrial pyruvate carrier 1-like protein — protein: MLTAVVGVILGKVKAYMRTKEFKDYVTSTHFWGPAANWGLPLAALKDMRASPEIISGRMTFALICYSLAFMRFAYRVQPRNWLLLACHSTNVLAQSMQARRYVRYHRGKPAAVPFLECTCLDLPQK